Part of the Rhodobacteraceae bacterium M385 genome is shown below.
GAACCTGCGCCTGCTGACCACGGGCGGCTTGCCCGACCCTCGTGCGCCGATGGTGGCCTATAAGCAGGTCGCGGGCGGCTTGCTTGTGCAAGACAAGGACACCGGGTTCGTGGCAGCGGATGATCTGAAGGTGGTGACGAAACGCGCGCCATTGGATCAGGAAATGACCGACCTGCGCTTTGCATGGACCGTGGCCAAGCACACGAAATCCAACGCGATCATCTACGCCAAGGGCGGAGCAACGGTAGGCATCGGCGCGGGCCAGATGAGCCGCGTTGACAGCTCGACCATTGCGGCGCTGAAAGCGGCCCGGATGGGCACAGAATGCGGCATGGCGGATACGCCCGCGAAGGGCTCGGTTGTGGCGTCCGATGCGTTCTTCCCCTTTGCCGATGGCCTACTGGCAGCGGCAGAGGCGGGCGCGACGGCGGTGATCCAGCCCGGCGGTTCCATGCGCGATGACGAGGTGATTGCCGCGGCAGATGACGCAGGCTTGGCGATGGTGTTTACAGGTATGCGCCACTTCCGGCACTGAACCAAAGGGACCATGATGCGCTTCACACTCCTCCTCGCTACGGTCCTCGTGGCGGCACCGGCCGCAGCCCAAACATCAAGGGGCGCTGCGGCCCTCGCCGGCCTCGAAGACGTGGCGGCCACCCTGTGTAACCATCGCGCGGAAACCGTGGATGCGGAGGGCCTTGCGACGGCTCTGGAGGGCCCTGTTGGCGACGCTATGGGGCTGACCAATGGCGACAGCATCATCGGAATCATCGCCGCAAATGACCCGGAAGCGGGCGCGCGCATGTGGGCCTCTACCCTAGCGGGGAACGGCGGCTGCGCCACGCTGATACGGATGCTCAGCCAGCCCGGCTCTGCCACGATTGCCGAGGTCCAGTGATGCGGCTCTTGTACCTGAGCGCGCTGTTCTGGTTCCTGATCGATCAGGGGTCCAAGTATGGCGTGCTCTACGGCCTCAACCTGATTGAGCGCATCCATATAGAGGTGGTGCCGCCGTTTCTGGTGTTCCACCTTGGCTGGAACACGGGGATCAACTTCGGCATTCTTGCGGGCGGACCCGAGGTTACGCGCTATGGGCTTGTGGTGCTGGCCCTGCTGATCTGCGGCTGGTTGCTTTATTGGGCGAAGACCGGGCTGACGCGGCCTTTGGCGCTGATAAGCGCGGGCGCGGTGATTGGCGGGGCGCTTGGGAACGCGCTGGATCGGGTGATCCACGGGGCGGTGATCGACTTCCTCAACATGTCGTGCTGCGGGTTTCAGAACCCCTATACCTTCAATATCGCCGATATCGGCGTGGTCGTCGGGGCCGTTGGCTTGCTTCTGTTCGCAGATCCCGCAAAAAAGGCGGCGTAGTGCCGGGATAGAGATAACCCCGTGACGGGCGTTTGAAGATGCGCTAGACCAAGCGCCAAGGAGACTTCGATGGCTATGCGCGCAACACTTCTGGTTCTGATGACTGCCACGATCGGGCTGACCGCCTGCTCGAACGGCACGCCCACGCTTATGAACCTGCGCAACACCGAGTCCGGGCCCGATGAATTTGCCATCGTCCCCACCAATGATCTGGAATTGCCCGCCGATCGCAGCACCCTGCCAACACCCACCTTGGGGGGCACAAACCGCGCTGATCCGACGCCTGAGGCCGATGCGATTGCAGCCCTTGGCGGCAATATCGCGCGGGCCAACGCCAACGCAGGCGGGCTGGTGAACCACGCGTCCCGCTTCGGCGTTGCCCCTGATATTCGTGGCACCCTTGCGGCGGAAGATCTGGCGTTCCGGCAGAATAACGGTGGCCGTGTGCTGGAGCGTCTGTTCCAGAACAACGTCTACTTCCGGGCCTACCGCCGCCAAGCCCTTGATCGCTACGCCGAGCTAGAGCGGTTGCGCCGTTCCGGTGTGCAAACCCCAAGCGCCCCGCCGCCCGGTCTCTGACATCCCTCGGATTTCGCCGTCCCTCAAATTCCCCTCTGGCCCCGGCCAAAGGGCTCTTTCGTGCTGCCTTGACGGCGCAAATCATCCACGGGCTACGGCATTCCTTACTCCCTTCCCCGTCACGTCTGCGTCAGGAGTGTTGATGCGCCCGTGAAACCCCATACATTCACATCCAACGACCCAAAGCCCCGGAGACACGTTAATGATCCGCCCCCATCTGGCAGGC
Proteins encoded:
- a CDS encoding DUF3035 domain-containing protein gives rise to the protein MAMRATLLVLMTATIGLTACSNGTPTLMNLRNTESGPDEFAIVPTNDLELPADRSTLPTPTLGGTNRADPTPEADAIAALGGNIARANANAGGLVNHASRFGVAPDIRGTLAAEDLAFRQNNGGRVLERLFQNNVYFRAYRRQALDRYAELERLRRSGVQTPSAPPPGL
- the lspA gene encoding signal peptidase II, giving the protein MRLLYLSALFWFLIDQGSKYGVLYGLNLIERIHIEVVPPFLVFHLGWNTGINFGILAGGPEVTRYGLVVLALLICGWLLYWAKTGLTRPLALISAGAVIGGALGNALDRVIHGAVIDFLNMSCCGFQNPYTFNIADIGVVVGAVGLLLFADPAKKAA